One window of Saprospiraceae bacterium genomic DNA carries:
- the aspS gene encoding aspartate--tRNA ligase, whose amino-acid sequence MYRSHTCGELRIGDVGKSVKLSGWVQIVRNLGGMSFIDLRDRYGITQLAFNMEENAAACEIARSCGREYVISVQGKVRERSSKNPNRATGDIEIAVDKLSILNESQVPPFTIEDESDGGEELRMRYRYLDIRRNPVKEKMIFRHQVALETRKYLSEHHFLEIETPYLIKSTPEGARDFIVPSRMNPGQFYALPQSPQTFKQILMVAGMDRYFQIVRCFRDEDLRADRQPEFTQIDCEMAFVEQEDILQTFEGLTKSLFKNCLNVSLPDFPRMDYDDAMEWYGSDKPDLRFDLKFVELSRMKGKGFSIIDGAESVYGFIVKEKEAAFSNKDINDLTEWLKRPQIGAKGLIYIKFGAESIKSSIGKFYSDEELRTLGNDIGATRGDVVFILLGEKDKTLKQLGDFRLEIARRLNLIPEGVFKPLWVLNFPLLEWNEEAQRFFAMHHPFTSPLPDDMPKMQSTDKNTLSSIRAAAYDLVINGAEIGGGSIRIHDRTMQSKNFEILGFSSNEAEKQFGFLLGAFEYGAPPHGGIAFGLDRLCTIMQGNTSIRDYIAFPKNNTGRDTMIDAPSSIDDKQLMELNIQLKV is encoded by the coding sequence ATGTATCGATCGCATACTTGTGGTGAATTAAGAATAGGAGATGTAGGGAAATCTGTTAAGCTCTCCGGTTGGGTTCAAATTGTACGGAATCTGGGTGGAATGAGTTTTATTGATCTTCGCGATCGTTACGGCATTACCCAGCTTGCATTTAATATGGAAGAAAATGCTGCCGCTTGTGAAATAGCACGCAGCTGCGGTCGGGAATATGTAATTTCCGTTCAAGGGAAAGTCAGAGAACGCAGCAGTAAAAATCCAAACAGAGCCACCGGGGATATTGAAATTGCCGTTGACAAGCTTTCCATACTGAATGAATCTCAGGTTCCTCCCTTTACCATTGAAGATGAAAGTGATGGTGGAGAAGAATTGAGAATGCGCTATCGATATTTGGACATTCGCAGAAATCCGGTAAAGGAAAAAATGATCTTTAGGCATCAGGTCGCATTGGAAACACGTAAATATCTTAGCGAACATCATTTTCTAGAAATCGAAACGCCGTATTTAATTAAATCAACTCCTGAAGGAGCCCGTGATTTTATTGTACCCAGCCGAATGAACCCGGGCCAATTTTACGCACTTCCGCAATCGCCACAAACCTTTAAACAAATTTTGATGGTTGCTGGAATGGATCGTTATTTTCAAATTGTGCGTTGCTTTCGCGATGAAGATTTACGTGCAGATCGCCAACCGGAATTCACACAAATCGATTGTGAAATGGCATTTGTTGAACAAGAAGATATTTTACAAACATTTGAAGGTTTAACTAAATCCTTGTTTAAAAATTGTTTGAATGTTTCATTGCCAGACTTTCCAAGAATGGACTACGATGATGCGATGGAATGGTATGGTTCAGACAAACCGGATCTCCGCTTTGATTTAAAATTTGTGGAATTGAGCCGCATGAAAGGCAAGGGATTTTCAATCATTGATGGTGCAGAATCGGTTTACGGTTTTATTGTAAAAGAAAAAGAAGCTGCATTTAGTAATAAAGACATCAACGATTTAACTGAATGGCTTAAAAGACCTCAAATTGGTGCTAAAGGTTTGATCTATATTAAATTCGGCGCTGAATCCATTAAATCCAGCATTGGTAAATTTTACAGCGACGAGGAACTAAGAACACTGGGCAATGATATTGGCGCAACAAGAGGCGACGTTGTTTTTATTTTATTGGGTGAAAAAGATAAAACCCTGAAACAATTGGGCGATTTCCGTTTGGAAATTGCAAGGCGTTTGAATTTAATTCCTGAGGGAGTTTTTAAACCCCTTTGGGTATTAAATTTTCCATTGCTAGAATGGAATGAGGAGGCACAACGCTTTTTTGCCATGCACCATCCGTTTACCAGTCCATTACCTGATGATATGCCTAAAATGCAAAGCACCGATAAAAATACCTTATCATCCATTCGCGCAGCTGCCTACGACTTAGTAATCAACGGTGCAGAAATTGGAGGGGGTTCCATACGGATACACGATCGTACCATGCAATCCAAAAATTTTGAAATCCTCGGTTTTAGTTCAAACGAAGCGGAAAAGCAATTCGGCTTTTTGTTGGGAGCATTCGAATACGGGGCACCCCCACACGGTGGTATTGCATTTGGATTGGATCGTTTGTGTACCATCATGCAGGGCAATACCAGCATTCGGGATTATATAGCTTTTCCAAAAAACAATACCGGTCGGGATACGATGATTGATGCT
- a CDS encoding serine/threonine protein phosphatase, giving the protein MARKLAIGDIHGCNKTFKMLLIEVLKIKKQDQLILLGDYIDRGPDSLGVIQTILKLQNAGYTVHCLRGNHEQLMMDSTTNVTAYFQWLFNGGEQTITSFNKTRFQDFPEVYIDFFNSTKHYLEMDQYILVHAGLNFKNEDLFKDQEAMLWIRKFKIDADI; this is encoded by the coding sequence ATGGCTCGAAAACTTGCAATTGGAGACATTCATGGCTGTAACAAGACTTTTAAGATGCTGCTCATTGAGGTCTTAAAAATTAAAAAACAAGATCAATTAATACTCTTAGGAGATTACATTGACCGGGGGCCCGACAGTCTGGGCGTCATTCAAACCATTTTAAAACTTCAAAATGCGGGATATACGGTTCATTGCCTCCGAGGAAATCATGAACAATTGATGATGGATTCAACTACCAATGTGACCGCCTATTTTCAATGGCTCTTCAACGGCGGCGAACAAACAATTACTAGTTTTAATAAAACACGTTTTCAGGATTTCCCGGAAGTTTACATTGATTTTTTTAACAGTACGAAGCACTATCTAGAAATGGATCAATACATCCTTGTCCATGCCGGACTAAATTTTAAAAATGAAGATTTATTTAAAGACCAGGAAGCCATGTTATGGATCAGAAAATTTAAAATTGATGCGGATATTTAG
- a CDS encoding DUF1761 domain-containing protein, which produces METKTNWLALVVAALVGIAMGFLWYGMLFSNQWMAGNGITMAGEKMMKNGAELPMSALPMIVNAVSMLVYAYLMNWLVNKTSSFDLKSGATLGAVIGVIHLFGIYTGNRFAGNPVSLSMVDGFYTFLLFTVMGAIIGAWRTK; this is translated from the coding sequence ATGGAAACAAAAACAAATTGGTTAGCCCTTGTAGTGGCAGCTTTGGTTGGCATTGCGATGGGCTTTTTATGGTATGGTATGTTATTTTCAAATCAATGGATGGCTGGAAATGGCATTACCATGGCTGGAGAAAAAATGATGAAAAATGGTGCAGAATTACCTATGTCGGCATTGCCTATGATTGTTAATGCCGTCTCCATGTTGGTGTATGCTTATCTGATGAATTGGTTGGTTAATAAAACCAGTTCGTTTGATTTAAAATCTGGAGCTACACTGGGTGCAGTGATTGGCGTCATTCATCTTTTTGGAATTTATACTGGAAACCGCTTTGCAGGAAATCCAGTAAGTTTATCAATGGTCGATGGTTTTTATACATTTTTATTGTTTACAGTAATGGGAGCGATCATAGGTGCCTGGAGGACAAAATAA
- a CDS encoding ABC transporter ATP-binding protein gives MRETVIDAHSLSKIYDEKTIPVVALDRVHLHLNRGEFTAIKGPSGSGKTTLLNMIGGLDQPTSGYVEINGTNITKLHGNALIDFRLNNIGFVFQSYNLIPVLTAKENIEFIMLLQKLPAKQRELRVMELLKQVGLENKGDKRPGELSGGQQQRIAVARALASKPQFILADEPTANLDSVSASNLLDMMLKLNEVENMTFVFSTHDQRVISRARRVITLEDGKIVDDTAPTQIPVEL, from the coding sequence ATGAGGGAAACTGTTATAGATGCACATTCACTATCTAAAATCTACGACGAAAAAACAATTCCCGTTGTTGCTTTAGACCGGGTGCATTTACACTTGAATCGCGGAGAATTTACTGCCATTAAAGGGCCTTCCGGGTCCGGAAAAACAACTTTGCTAAATATGATTGGAGGATTGGATCAACCCACTTCCGGATATGTTGAAATCAATGGAACGAATATCACCAAACTTCATGGAAATGCTTTGATAGATTTCAGGTTAAATAATATTGGATTTGTATTTCAATCTTACAATCTAATTCCAGTTTTAACCGCAAAAGAAAATATTGAATTTATCATGCTGCTTCAAAAGCTACCTGCTAAACAAAGGGAACTCCGAGTTATGGAATTGCTAAAACAAGTTGGTCTGGAAAATAAAGGAGATAAACGACCGGGAGAATTATCAGGTGGACAACAACAACGGATTGCTGTAGCTCGCGCTTTAGCATCCAAACCCCAATTTATACTTGCTGACGAACCGACTGCCAATCTGGATTCTGTTTCTGCATCCAATTTACTGGATATGATGCTCAAATTAAATGAAGTTGAAAATATGACCTTCGTTTTTTCAACCCATGATCAACGGGTAATCAGCCGCGCACGAAGAGTCATCACATTGGAAGATGGAAAAATTGTGGATGACACTGCGCCAACACAAATTCCAGTTGAATTGTAA
- a CDS encoding ABC transporter permease, whose protein sequence is MAGLHGGIHEIAVLLHSNSSLDSCLSQFKQLLPDADVKSWVEISPEIGITVSAGTQMVYIYMGIILLALTFGIINTMMMSVLERTREIGMLLALGMNKFKIFTMILWETCFLILAGCPVGMLLALLTISITHHYGIHLDSYSEVYSNFGYSPIVYPNLNGDQLIKIIIMVTITALVSSILPAQRALKIKPATAIKN, encoded by the coding sequence TTGGCTGGCTTGCATGGAGGCATTCATGAAATCGCTGTATTACTGCATTCAAACAGTTCATTGGATTCATGCTTGTCCCAATTTAAACAATTATTACCAGATGCGGACGTAAAATCCTGGGTAGAAATTTCACCTGAAATAGGCATCACTGTGTCTGCAGGCACCCAAATGGTTTATATCTATATGGGTATCATTTTACTGGCCTTGACTTTTGGAATAATTAATACGATGATGATGTCTGTATTAGAAAGAACCCGTGAAATAGGCATGTTGCTGGCACTCGGAATGAACAAATTTAAAATTTTTACGATGATTCTTTGGGAGACCTGCTTTTTAATTTTAGCAGGCTGTCCTGTAGGAATGTTGCTTGCACTTCTTACAATTTCCATTACACACCATTACGGAATCCATCTTGACAGTTATTCAGAAGTCTATTCAAATTTTGGATACAGTCCGATCGTATATCCAAATTTAAATGGCGATCAGTTAATTAAAATAATAATCATGGTAACTATTACTGCTTTAGTGTCTTCCATCCTTCCTGCTCAAAGAGCACTTAAAATAAAACCTGCAACCGCCATAAAAAATTAA
- a CDS encoding ABC transporter permease: MLIKIARRNIWRSKKRSITLLIAISLGLWSGMFLIAFYNGMIEQRVDAAIRDEISHIQIHHREFLNDFDSEFVIPDASNTLQSINENPAVKASAGRVILYGMIASPAGSTGIKINGIQAESENKLTQLSTKLIEGHYFNPLKSNEILIGQKLANKLKLNLNKKQF; the protein is encoded by the coding sequence ATGTTGATTAAAATTGCAAGAAGAAATATCTGGAGAAGTAAAAAGAGAAGCATTACGCTCTTAATAGCAATCAGTTTAGGTTTATGGTCTGGAATGTTCTTAATTGCATTTTATAATGGCATGATAGAACAACGGGTGGATGCAGCAATTCGCGATGAAATTTCACATATTCAAATACATCATCGTGAATTTTTAAATGACTTTGATTCTGAGTTTGTGATTCCGGATGCTTCTAATACCCTTCAATCCATAAATGAAAATCCTGCTGTAAAAGCATCTGCTGGACGGGTTATTTTATATGGAATGATCGCATCTCCTGCAGGTAGTACCGGTATAAAAATAAATGGTATTCAAGCTGAATCTGAAAATAAACTGACACAACTTTCAACTAAACTTATTGAAGGTCATTATTTCAATCCGTTAAAATCAAATGAAATATTAATTGGTCAGAAACTTGCGAATAAACTTAAATTAAACCTAAATAAAAAACAATTCTGA
- a CDS encoding ABC transporter permease, with product MILKLIWRNLWRNHRRTLITTASITFAVLFCILMQSFQKGAFDNLIKNVVGYYSGYVQIHKSGYWNERVLDNCFELNDSLILKIRQQKNILDFVPRLETFTLASFNNTTKACLLVGTDPIKEKQLTHLDEKLINGTYFKLDDEHALIAEGLAKRLNIKLNDTLVLFGQGFQGTLAAGKYKIKGIVHLASPEMNNSFVYLPLKAAQNVLNAENRISTMALILSNPLEKLSIVTILRAQLTADYEIMDWEEMMPEISNHIKADGASFYIFSAVLYLIIGFGFFGTVLMMTAERKREFGMLISIGLKKLNLGLILLGETVLITLLGVLSGILLSFPLVLYLNRNPIRFTGEMAKAYEKFGFEPVIPTAMDSSIFLSQSSFVLLLTFVIGMYPIWHIHKLDAVKALRN from the coding sequence ATGATCTTAAAGCTCATTTGGAGAAATTTATGGCGCAATCACCGGCGCACGCTTATTACAACTGCCTCCATAACATTCGCTGTATTATTTTGCATTCTGATGCAGTCATTCCAGAAAGGTGCATTTGACAATTTAATAAAAAATGTTGTTGGTTATTATTCCGGATATGTCCAAATTCATAAATCAGGATATTGGAATGAACGCGTCTTGGATAATTGCTTTGAATTGAATGATTCCCTAATTCTAAAAATTCGCCAACAAAAAAATATCCTTGATTTTGTTCCAAGATTGGAAACGTTTACACTGGCATCTTTTAATAATACCACCAAAGCTTGCTTATTGGTTGGTACCGATCCAATTAAAGAAAAACAACTAACGCATTTAGATGAGAAATTAATTAATGGAACTTATTTTAAGCTTGACGACGAACACGCTTTAATTGCAGAAGGATTAGCGAAGCGATTAAATATTAAACTCAATGATACCCTGGTCCTGTTTGGCCAAGGATTTCAAGGCACTTTGGCTGCAGGTAAATATAAAATAAAAGGAATCGTCCATTTGGCATCTCCGGAAATGAATAATAGTTTTGTGTATCTTCCTTTAAAAGCTGCCCAAAATGTACTCAACGCGGAAAATCGAATCAGTACCATGGCCTTAATCCTTTCCAATCCTTTAGAAAAATTATCAATTGTTACAATTTTACGAGCCCAATTGACTGCTGATTATGAAATCATGGATTGGGAAGAAATGATGCCTGAAATTTCAAACCATATTAAAGCCGATGGAGCTTCATTTTATATCTTTTCCGCTGTGCTTTATTTAATTATCGGATTTGGATTTTTTGGTACGGTTTTGATGATGACTGCAGAACGAAAACGTGAGTTTGGAATGCTGATTTCAATTGGATTAAAAAAATTAAATCTTGGTTTAATCCTTTTAGGTGAAACGGTATTGATTACTTTACTTGGTGTATTGAGTGGTATATTGCTAAGTTTTCCTTTAGTACTTTATTTAAATAGAAATCCCATTCGATTTACAGGTGAAATGGCAAAAGCATATGAAAAATTTGGATTTGAACCTGTTATTCCTACTGCCATGGACAGCAGCATCTTTTTATCACAATCAAGTTTCGTCTTACTTTTAACATTTGTAATTGGAATGTATCCCATTTGGCATATTCATAAATTGGATGCCGTTAAAGCCCTTCGCAATTAA
- a CDS encoding outer membrane lipoprotein-sorting protein codes for MHSLSIHFKKSIFFCFIQLSIFSFGFSQDAMSIVRKADEHARGKTSIAQITIQTIRPNWTRELSMKSWSKGNGLAAILITAPAKDKGVVFLKRFKEVWNWIPSIDRNIKMPPSMMSQSWMGTDFTNDDLVKEASILEDYTHTLLKDTLIDKNPCYQIRLIPKSNAAVLWSRVDMCITKMDFNTIYVTYFDEDGQLVNTLHASEIKNLGGRMLPSRLEMIPADKKGNKTILIYNSLQFDIELKDSFFNTQNMARIK; via the coding sequence ATGCATTCTCTATCAATCCACTTTAAAAAATCAATTTTTTTCTGTTTCATTCAGTTAAGTATATTTTCATTCGGTTTTTCACAGGATGCCATGTCTATTGTCCGTAAAGCGGATGAACATGCTCGCGGGAAGACTTCCATCGCACAAATTACAATACAAACTATCCGACCCAACTGGACGCGAGAACTCTCTATGAAATCCTGGAGTAAAGGAAATGGCTTGGCAGCGATTTTAATTACTGCACCAGCTAAAGACAAAGGCGTAGTTTTCCTGAAACGATTTAAAGAGGTGTGGAATTGGATTCCATCCATTGACAGAAATATTAAAATGCCTCCTTCCATGATGAGTCAAAGCTGGATGGGAACAGATTTCACCAACGACGATTTGGTAAAAGAAGCTTCCATTCTTGAAGATTATACACATACCTTGTTAAAAGATACCTTGATTGATAAAAATCCTTGTTACCAAATTCGATTAATCCCTAAATCAAATGCAGCAGTTTTATGGAGTCGTGTGGATATGTGTATAACTAAGATGGATTTCAACACAATTTATGTAACATATTTCGATGAAGATGGTCAATTGGTGAACACCCTTCATGCCAGCGAGATTAAAAATTTAGGTGGACGCATGTTGCCATCTCGTTTAGAAATGATTCCAGCTGATAAAAAAGGAAATAAAACGATATTAATTTATAATTCATTGCAATTTGATATCGAATTAAAAGACTCTTTTTTCAATACGCAAAATATGGCTCGCATTAAATGA
- a CDS encoding YHYH protein — protein MRPSWILLLLCITFVANAQITPEISSWILNTTGATGYNNIPSNVQKVQYSDSNVYVSASCIPGYDIGPWQGNPNTPKNQNFVFKITRFPQMNPATPINTGLGHIGVWTNGVSIYNPKDGMSYNNQNVWNQNAIVVEGPSFDNCLGHPAPNGEYHHHLNPTCLYNDSLTTKHAPILGYAFDGFPVYGAFGYANHDGTGGIKRMQSSFHLRNITKRTTLPNGLPAASAGPDVSTRFPLGYYVEDFEYLAGSGDLDEHNGRFCITPEYPNGIYAYFVTLDSNLKAAYPYVLGISYYGLVPAGNTGPGSGHNTIRETVITFNGTTEIKETKLNLDASIFGNPAKSIISITINENAPNNLKAVLINLNGQPIQQWKYLQPGFHYSFDISEFENGLYFIKIFNDTFQQTKKIQIAH, from the coding sequence ATGAGACCCTCTTGGATCCTGCTTCTCCTTTGCATAACTTTTGTAGCGAATGCACAAATAACTCCTGAAATTTCATCCTGGATTTTAAATACAACGGGGGCAACTGGTTATAATAACATTCCTTCAAATGTTCAAAAAGTTCAATATTCTGATAGCAATGTATATGTGAGTGCATCGTGCATTCCCGGCTATGATATAGGTCCCTGGCAGGGAAATCCGAACACACCGAAAAATCAAAATTTTGTATTTAAAATTACCCGATTTCCTCAAATGAATCCAGCAACTCCAATTAACACGGGTCTTGGGCATATTGGTGTTTGGACAAATGGTGTTTCAATCTACAATCCAAAGGATGGCATGAGCTATAATAACCAAAACGTTTGGAATCAAAATGCGATTGTAGTGGAAGGTCCTTCCTTTGATAATTGTTTAGGACATCCTGCACCCAATGGGGAATACCACCATCACCTGAACCCTACCTGTTTATACAATGACAGCCTTACTACCAAGCATGCTCCAATTCTTGGATATGCATTTGATGGTTTTCCTGTTTATGGTGCATTTGGTTATGCAAATCATGATGGAACCGGTGGGATTAAAAGAATGCAGAGTAGCTTTCATTTAAGGAATATCACAAAACGGACAACGCTTCCAAATGGCTTGCCTGCTGCCTCTGCTGGTCCAGATGTTTCAACCCGGTTTCCACTGGGTTATTACGTAGAAGATTTTGAATACCTGGCTGGTTCCGGTGATTTGGATGAACACAATGGGAGGTTCTGCATTACGCCCGAATATCCTAATGGCATCTATGCCTATTTTGTTACTTTAGATAGCAATCTCAAAGCAGCATACCCTTACGTTCTGGGGATCAGTTATTATGGTTTGGTTCCAGCTGGCAATACCGGTCCTGGCAGCGGGCACAACACGATTCGGGAAACGGTAATCACATTCAATGGAACTACCGAAATAAAAGAAACTAAATTAAATCTTGATGCTTCGATCTTTGGAAATCCAGCAAAGTCAATAATTTCCATAACCATCAATGAAAACGCTCCAAATAATTTGAAAGCAGTCCTCATAAATTTAAATGGACAGCCAATTCAGCAATGGAAATACCTTCAACCAGGTTTTCATTATTCATTTGATATTTCTGAATTTGAAAATGGACTGTATTTCATTAAAATATTTAATGATACGTTTCAACAAACAAAAAAAATACAGATAGCACATTAA